The sequence GGAGCGCGAGGAGGTTTCCGGCGTGCCGCAGGGTGAGCAGGAGGCCCGTGCCCGAGAGCAGGGCCACGCAGGTCACGGCGACCGGCGTGAAGCGCCGCGCGAGGGCGGGGGTGGGCGCGGCAACGGTGAGGAGGGCCAGGGCGCCGCCCACCCACACGCCCATCGCCCCCAGATGCAGGGCGGTCAGCACCCTGGTGCCGGGGCCGTGCGACCCGCCGTGTCCAGCACCCGCCACACCCCACAGCAGGACGGCCCCGGGCAGGACCGCCAGCCACCCGGGCCAGCCGGACAGCTCGGCGGCGAGGAGGAGCGCCCCGCCCATCACGGTCGTCAGGGCGGCGCGACCCGGCGCGGTCGTCGTGACGTAGGCGAGGGCGTCCGGGAGGGTCAGGAAGCCGAGGTCGTTCAGCGTCCAGCCGACCTCCAGCCCCGCCCCAAGCACGAGCAGCGCGAATCCCAGCGCCAGGAGGCCCGGACGGGGATGGGTGGGCGTAAGCACGCGGCGGGCGAAGGTGCCCCCCACCAGGAGCAGCGTGCCCAGCGCGGTCAGGAACCCCGCGGCGGCCAGGGCGGGGAGCACGGGGCGCGGCTCAGCCCACCCGGAAGACGGAATGCCCGCTCACCGGGTGCCCGTCGTCCGAGAGGATGTGCCAGACGATGAGGTAGGTGCCGGGTTTCAGGCCCGCGTGGAGGGGCAGCCGAACCAGGGCGGCCATCCCGGTCAACTTCGGCGCCGTGTCGGCCCGCAGCTCCGCGTCGTCCTTGCGCGCGAGGGCGGCAGTCGCGGTCTTCTCCGCGTCCGCCCCGGCGGGCAGCGGCACCACCTTGAAGGTCGAGAAGCGCAGGTTGATGGGCTCATCGAAGGTCAGCGTGACGGTTTTCGGGGCAGTCACCCGGGCATTCGCGGCGGGGACGACCGAGGTGACCTCGGTGTGGGCCAGCGCCGAGCCCAGCGTCAGGGCGGCGAGCAGGGGGAGCAGAAAGCGCATGGGGGTCCTTTCGGGAGGGGGAGGGCGCGGGGCCTCTCCCCCGTTCCCTCACTTGAGGGTGGTCTTGCTGGCGGGCGCCTTCTCGGGGTCGGTGTCGTCCCAGGCGACGACCGAGCCGTCCGCGTAGGTTTGGTACACCTTCCAGCTCAGCGTCCCGGCCCCCTCGGGGTTGCGGGCCTGGAAGAAGAAGCGGGCGTATTCCATGGGCGCGATGCGGCCCCGCCAGGTCACCTCCGTCACCAGCCCGGCGCTGTTGAGCGTGACCGTGCGGGTGAAGCCGGGCATAGCCTGGAAGCGGGTGATCGTGAGGCCCGCCGGGACGAGG is a genomic window of Deinococcus aerius containing:
- a CDS encoding CopD family protein — translated: MLPALAAAGFLTALGTLLLVGGTFARRVLTPTHPRPGLLALGFALLVLGAGLEVGWTLNDLGFLTLPDALAYVTTTAPGRAALTTVMGGALLLAAELSGWPGWLAVLPGAVLLWGVAGAGHGGSHGPGTRVLTALHLGAMGVWVGGALALLTVAAPTPALARRFTPVAVTCVALLSGTGLLLTLRHAGNLLALPDSLYGQTLLVKLGVAALTLLAAVLVRRAFARGRGVRRTLALETLLLLAVLGVSAALGTTPPPTHGEHTQAALAPP
- a CDS encoding copper resistance CopC family protein yields the protein MRFLLPLLAALTLGSALAHTEVTSVVPAANARVTAPKTVTLTFDEPINLRFSTFKVVPLPAGADAEKTATAALARKDDAELRADTAPKLTGMAALVRLPLHAGLKPGTYLIVWHILSDDGHPVSGHSVFRVG
- a CDS encoding DUF1775 domain-containing protein, giving the protein MSPFRRALPLFLALLLPVAAAHATVRTETGLTESKASASETYRLGVPTEKDVDTTQVRLLVPAGLTITRFQAMPGFTRTVTLNSAGLVTEVTWRGRIAPMEYARFFFQARNPEGAGTLSWKVYQTYADGSVVAWDDTDPEKAPASKTTLK